GGTGGTGCTGGTATCGCAGCGGCACAACAAGTACTTGATGAAAATGTGGATGTTATAATTACCGGGAGTTTAGGACCTAATGCTTTTAAGATTGTTGATAAATCAGGAATTAAGGTTTATAAATGTGAAAGCATTGCTGTGAGTTCTGTTTTAGAAAAGTTTGAAAAAGGTGAACTTAAGGAATTGACACAATCAGGACCGGCGCATCATGGAATTTAGAATAGGATTTTAAGGAGGAAGTAACTTGAATATAGCAGTATTAAGTGGAAAAGGAGGTACAGGTAAAACTACTGTGTCTACAAATATTGCCCTTGCGTTAAAGGCAAATTATGTAGATTGTGATGTAGAAGAACCAAATGGATTTTTATTCTTGAAACCACATATTGAAAAAACAGAACAAGTTAAGGTAAAATATCCATTTATAGATGATGAAAAATGTATTTCCTGCGGCT
This window of the Clostridium kluyveri DSM 555 genome carries:
- a CDS encoding NifB/NifX family molybdenum-iron cluster-binding protein; amino-acid sequence: MKIAISAHGVEADSLLDVRFGRCKYFQIHDTEGEEIKVLENKGQFSGGGAGIAAAQQVLDENVDVIITGSLGPNAFKIVDKSGIKVYKCESIAVSSVLEKFEKGELKELTQSGPAHHGI